Proteins encoded in a region of the Oceanibaculum nanhaiense genome:
- the moaB gene encoding molybdenum cofactor biosynthesis protein B: MAIDERIPFVAISIAVLTVSDTRGLAEDRSGDTLVQRIAAAGHRLADRAIVKDEIADIVARLQGWIEDPAVDCVISTGGTGVTGRDVTPEAFAQVFEKDIPGFGELFRWQSYQKIGSSTIQSRAVAGVARGTYLFALPGSTGAVKDAWDGILAQQLDIRHQPCNFVELMPRLREHEGWGRKS, translated from the coding sequence ATGGCTATTGACGAGCGTATTCCCTTCGTCGCGATCAGCATCGCGGTTCTCACCGTTTCCGATACGCGCGGCCTGGCCGAGGACCGCTCCGGCGACACGCTGGTGCAGCGCATCGCGGCGGCGGGCCATCGGCTCGCCGACCGCGCCATCGTGAAGGACGAGATCGCTGATATCGTCGCCCGGCTGCAAGGCTGGATCGAGGATCCGGCGGTGGATTGCGTGATTTCCACCGGCGGTACCGGCGTGACCGGCCGCGATGTGACGCCGGAGGCCTTTGCCCAGGTGTTCGAAAAGGACATACCGGGCTTCGGCGAGCTGTTTCGCTGGCAGAGCTACCAGAAGATCGGCAGCTCTACCATTCAGTCGCGCGCGGTCGCCGGCGTGGCCAGGGGGACATACCTGTTCGCCCTGCCCGGCTCGACCGGTGCCGTGAAGGATGCCTGGGACGGTATCCTTGCGCAGCAGCTCGATATCCGCCACCAGCCCTGCAATTTCGTGGAGCTGATGCCGCGCCTGCGCGAGCATGAGGGCTGGGGCCGTAAATCCTGA
- a CDS encoding uracil-DNA glycosylase has translation MPEPQYSNPIRLLQWYAEAGIDEAIEDQPIDRYAIAARARPSAAATGADQGRQSVPAGSRPLPAALAQPRPAVAPASPGIAASSFDGAADARRRAASADSLDALRTALAAFDGCALKQTAMNLVFADGNPAAPIMFIGEAPGRDEDRQGLPFVGRSGKLLDSMLAAIGLERHAEKPEQAVYIANILPWRPPGDRTPTAAEIAACLPFIERHIALVKPRHVVLLGGTAAKSLLNRSEGIMRLRGRWYEHPVEGLDKPVSCLATLHPAFLLRSPKEKRSAWRDFLELKSKLGTSV, from the coding sequence ATGCCAGAACCGCAATATTCCAATCCGATCCGCCTGTTGCAATGGTATGCCGAGGCCGGAATCGACGAGGCGATCGAGGATCAACCGATCGATCGCTACGCTATTGCGGCGCGCGCCCGGCCGTCCGCCGCCGCAACCGGCGCAGACCAGGGGCGGCAGAGCGTTCCGGCGGGGTCACGACCGCTGCCTGCGGCGCTGGCGCAGCCTCGCCCAGCCGTAGCCCCAGCCTCTCCTGGTATAGCGGCCAGCAGCTTTGACGGGGCGGCCGATGCGCGGCGCCGTGCCGCCTCGGCCGACTCGCTGGACGCGCTGCGCACGGCACTGGCCGCCTTCGATGGGTGCGCCCTGAAGCAGACCGCGATGAATCTGGTGTTCGCCGACGGCAACCCGGCCGCACCAATCATGTTCATCGGTGAGGCGCCGGGGCGTGACGAGGACCGGCAGGGCCTGCCCTTTGTCGGCCGCTCCGGCAAGCTGCTGGACAGTATGCTGGCGGCCATCGGGCTGGAGCGCCATGCCGAGAAGCCCGAACAGGCCGTCTATATCGCCAATATCCTGCCCTGGCGGCCGCCCGGCGACCGCACGCCGACCGCCGCCGAGATTGCTGCTTGCCTGCCCTTTATCGAACGGCATATCGCGCTGGTGAAGCCGCGCCATGTCGTTCTGCTGGGCGGCACGGCGGCGAAATCCCTGCTGAATCGCAGCGAGGGCATCATGCGGCTGCGTGGACGCTGGTATGAGCACCCGGTCGAGGGGCTCGATAAACCGGTATCCTGTCTCGCGACCCTTCATCCGGCCTTCCTTTTGCGAAGCCCGAAGGAGAAGCGGAGCGCCTGGCGTGATTTTCTCGAGCTAAAGTCGAAATTAGGAACTTCTGTATAA
- a CDS encoding ribonuclease HII: MPDFSLEQAHGGLVAGIDEAGRGPWAGPVVAAAVIFDAKRMPLELLSLIDDSKKLKKLRREALLPAIRACAWIGIGAASAAEIDRVNILQATYLAMQRAVARLPVRPSLALVDGNRAPALPCPARTLIGGDGLSLSIAAASIVAKVTRDRAMERLDARYGAYGWASNAGYGTAVHQAALRDLGPTRHHRQSFRPIQALLEQPEGIG, translated from the coding sequence ATGCCGGACTTCAGTCTCGAACAGGCGCATGGCGGGCTTGTCGCTGGCATCGACGAGGCCGGGCGCGGCCCCTGGGCCGGGCCTGTGGTGGCCGCCGCCGTGATCTTCGACGCCAAGCGCATGCCTTTGGAGCTGCTGTCCCTGATCGACGATTCCAAGAAGCTGAAAAAATTGCGGCGCGAAGCGCTGTTGCCGGCGATCCGCGCCTGCGCCTGGATCGGCATCGGGGCGGCCAGTGCCGCTGAGATCGACCGGGTGAACATCCTGCAGGCGACATATCTTGCCATGCAGCGTGCGGTCGCGCGGCTGCCGGTGCGGCCCAGCCTGGCGCTGGTCGATGGCAACCGGGCGCCTGCCCTGCCCTGCCCGGCGCGCACCCTGATCGGCGGCGACGGGCTGTCGCTCTCCATTGCCGCCGCCTCGATCGTCGCCAAGGTGACGCGCGACCGGGCGATGGAGCGGCTGGATGCGCGTTATGGGGCCTATGGCTGGGCCAGCAATGCCGGCTATGGCACGGCGGTGCATCAGGCGGCGCTGCGCGATCTGGGGCCGACCCGTCACCACCGGCAGTCCTTCCGTCCGATTCAGGCGCTTCTGGAGCAGCCCGAAGGAATCGGTTGA
- a CDS encoding TIGR04282 family arsenosugar biosynthesis glycosyltransferase, with translation MRGRPNLIVFAKQPRIGRVKSRLARDIGRVPAWRFYRAQLAGLLRRLGRDPRWRCWLAVTPDAAARQHRWPAGWRVLPQGPGDLGARMLRAFKRMPPGPALLIGSDIPEVSRRNTAGAFRLLKRHDAVLGPAGDGGYWLIGLNQNSRPRRLDLSAVRWSGPQAMADTRRAMGGLSVGLAATLEDIDTGADLARWRERQKATG, from the coding sequence ATGAGAGGGCGGCCCAATCTGATCGTTTTCGCCAAACAGCCGCGGATCGGCCGGGTGAAGAGCCGTCTTGCCCGGGATATCGGCCGCGTTCCCGCCTGGCGCTTCTACCGTGCGCAGCTTGCCGGCCTGCTGCGGCGGCTCGGGCGGGATCCGCGCTGGCGCTGCTGGCTGGCGGTGACGCCCGATGCCGCAGCCCGCCAGCACCGCTGGCCAGCCGGCTGGCGCGTTCTGCCCCAGGGGCCAGGCGATCTGGGCGCCCGTATGCTGCGGGCTTTCAAGCGGATGCCGCCGGGCCCGGCGCTGCTGATCGGCAGCGACATTCCGGAGGTTTCACGCCGCAACACCGCCGGCGCTTTTCGCCTGCTGAAGCGTCACGATGCCGTGCTGGGGCCGGCCGGCGATGGCGGTTACTGGCTGATCGGCCTTAATCAGAATTCCCGGCCCCGGCGTCTGGACCTGTCAGCGGTACGCTGGTCGGGCCCGCAGGCAATGGCCGATACAAGGCGCGCCATGGGCGGGCTTTCTGTCGGTCTGGCCGCGACGCTGGAGGATATCGACACCGGCGCCGATCTGGCGCGCTGGCGGGAAAGACAGAAAGCAACCGGTTAG
- a CDS encoding lytic transglycosylase domain-containing protein yields the protein MLAALLAVGLAMPAKALDGLPIETALLSPGTLEKALEGQASGLPAVLRPSDAQLYKRIFSLQTLGRWEAADREIAKLNDRSLMGHVLYQRYMHPTAYRSSYEELRRWLELYADHPEASRVHGLALKRKPAGAKAPTAPVQGFLYGNGTEGSGMPERISIRNRAGKLVKNAAADQVLRQITALSRDGSPSAALKLLEERLTGEIDALPLALARGEIAAGYYLANRDDLALEHAAKAVRQSADRDMMAAWVAGLAAWRLGKFDASGRYFEMVALDDDVSGWTAAAAAYWASRVHLKQRRPAEATRWLARAATFPASFYGLLARRALGVETPANWGEPPLDTSDFRYLMAQPGGKRSLALIQLDMTELAEMELRKLYPRIEPERATAVLAVANRANMAGLALRLASRLQVATGERYKVGLFPMPQWEPPGGFIVDKALLFSIIRQESAFDVRAQSGSGARGLMQLMPSTARLMATDEEYAGNRSELFDPDLNLTLGQRYLQHLIGLDTLDGNLFWVVASYNAGPGNLRRWLKQVDYRDDPLLFIESIPSRETRNFVERVVANFWTYRMRMGQPSPSLDQVAAGQWPMYESLDPQAPDNGSIAQTISATH from the coding sequence ATGCTCGCAGCGCTTTTGGCGGTCGGGCTGGCGATGCCGGCGAAGGCCCTTGACGGGCTGCCGATCGAAACCGCGCTCCTGTCGCCGGGCACGCTCGAGAAAGCTCTCGAGGGGCAAGCCTCTGGTTTGCCTGCCGTTTTGCGGCCGTCGGATGCGCAACTCTACAAGCGCATCTTCTCCCTGCAGACGCTGGGGCGGTGGGAAGCGGCCGATCGTGAAATCGCTAAACTGAACGACCGGTCGCTGATGGGGCATGTCCTCTATCAGCGCTATATGCATCCGACCGCCTACCGCTCCTCCTATGAGGAATTGCGGCGCTGGCTGGAGTTGTATGCCGATCATCCTGAGGCCAGCCGGGTCCATGGCCTGGCCCTGAAGCGCAAGCCCGCCGGCGCGAAGGCGCCGACGGCCCCGGTGCAGGGCTTTCTGTACGGCAATGGTACCGAAGGCTCGGGCATGCCGGAGCGTATCAGCATCCGCAACCGGGCCGGCAAGCTGGTCAAGAACGCCGCCGCCGATCAGGTGTTGCGGCAGATCACGGCGCTCTCGCGTGACGGCTCGCCGAGCGCGGCGCTGAAGCTTCTGGAAGAGCGGCTGACGGGCGAGATCGATGCCCTGCCCCTCGCGCTTGCGCGCGGCGAGATCGCCGCCGGCTATTACCTCGCCAACCGCGACGATCTGGCGCTGGAGCATGCCGCCAAGGCGGTGCGCCAGTCGGCCGACCGCGACATGATGGCGGCCTGGGTTGCTGGCCTTGCCGCCTGGCGGCTTGGCAAGTTCGATGCCTCGGGCCGCTATTTCGAAATGGTGGCGCTTGACGACGATGTTTCCGGCTGGACCGCCGCTGCCGCTGCCTATTGGGCCTCGCGCGTGCATCTGAAGCAGCGCCGCCCGGCCGAGGCGACGCGCTGGCTGGCCCGCGCAGCGACCTTCCCGGCGAGCTTCTACGGGTTGCTGGCGCGCCGGGCGCTGGGCGTCGAGACGCCGGCGAACTGGGGCGAGCCGCCGCTCGATACTTCGGATTTCCGCTATCTGATGGCGCAGCCGGGCGGCAAGCGCAGTCTGGCGCTGATTCAGCTGGACATGACCGAACTGGCGGAGATGGAGCTGCGCAAGCTCTACCCCCGGATCGAGCCGGAGCGCGCCACGGCAGTGCTGGCCGTCGCCAACCGCGCCAATATGGCCGGCTTGGCCCTGCGGCTGGCCAGCCGGCTGCAGGTTGCGACCGGCGAGCGCTACAAGGTCGGGCTGTTTCCGATGCCGCAATGGGAGCCGCCGGGCGGCTTCATCGTCGATAAGGCGCTGCTGTTCAGCATCATCCGCCAGGAATCGGCCTTCGATGTCCGCGCCCAGAGCGGCAGCGGCGCGCGCGGCCTGATGCAGCTGATGCCGAGCACGGCGCGGCTGATGGCGACCGATGAGGAATATGCTGGCAACCGGTCGGAGCTGTTCGACCCCGACCTGAATCTGACGCTGGGCCAGCGCTATCTGCAGCATCTGATCGGGCTGGACACGCTGGATGGCAACCTGTTCTGGGTGGTTGCTTCCTATAATGCTGGCCCGGGCAATCTGCGGCGCTGGCTGAAGCAGGTCGATTACCGCGATGATCCGCTGCTGTTCATCGAATCGATCCCGTCGCGCGAGACACGGAATTTCGTCGAGCGGGTGGTGGCGAATTTCTGGACCTACCGCATGCGCATGGGCCAGCCCTCCCCGTCGCTGGACCAGGTGGCGGCCGGCCAATGGCCGATGTATGAATCGCTGGACCCGCAGGCCCCGGACAACGGTTCGATTGCCCAGACCATCTCGGCGACGCATTAG
- a CDS encoding TIGR04283 family arsenosugar biosynthesis glycosyltransferase has protein sequence MTEKPTLSIVIPALNASKTLPSCLAALRLVGRAGLPHEILIADGGSSDSTVALAKQAGAHIVTAERGRGRQLRAGGQAARGDWLLFLHADTILAGDWPDAIAGFIAGPANRQRAAYARLAFDDTRPAYRLIAAAAMLRSRLLGLPYGDQALLIQRDYYRSLGEYAALPLMEDVALVRRIGRRNLILLPGVTAITSAGRYRRNGAARRVVRNWVCLGAYFLGVPPERIARFYP, from the coding sequence GTGACCGAAAAGCCGACCCTGTCCATCGTGATCCCGGCGCTGAACGCGTCGAAAACCCTGCCTTCCTGCCTCGCGGCACTCAGGCTGGTGGGGCGCGCCGGGCTACCGCATGAGATCCTCATCGCCGATGGCGGTTCCAGCGACAGCACCGTCGCGCTCGCCAAGCAGGCCGGCGCCCATATCGTCACGGCCGAACGGGGGCGCGGCAGGCAGTTGCGGGCCGGCGGACAGGCGGCGCGGGGCGACTGGTTGCTGTTCCTGCATGCCGACACGATTCTCGCTGGCGACTGGCCCGACGCGATTGCCGGTTTTATCGCCGGTCCGGCAAACCGCCAGCGCGCCGCCTATGCCCGCCTCGCTTTTGACGACACCCGACCGGCGTATCGGCTGATCGCGGCAGCGGCCATGCTGCGCAGCCGGCTGCTGGGGCTCCCCTATGGCGACCAGGCGCTGCTGATTCAGCGGGACTACTACCGCAGTCTCGGGGAGTACGCGGCGCTGCCGCTGATGGAGGATGTGGCGCTGGTTCGGCGTATAGGACGGCGCAACCTGATTCTGCTGCCCGGCGTGACGGCCATCACATCCGCCGGGCGCTACCGCCGGAATGGCGCAGCCCGGCGAGTAGTCCGTAACTGGGTCTGCCTTGGTGCCTACTTCCTCGGTGTGCCGCCGGAGCGTATCGCGCGGTTCTACCCATGA
- a CDS encoding site-specific DNA-methyltransferase produces the protein MVPNKTLPLDQILVGDCIEMMNRLPERSVDLVFADPPYNLQLGGDLLRPNNSRVDGVDDDWDRFDDFATYDAFTRDWLKAARRILKDDGALWVIGSYHNIFRVGSILQDLGFWIMNDVIWRKTNPMPNFRGRRFTNAHETLIWCTKGKDQKGYSFNYDALKSLNDDQQMRSDWLLPLCTGPERLKDAEGRKLHPTQKPEALLYRVLMATTQPGGVVLDPFFGSGTTGAVARALGRHYIGLERDPAYAVAAEARIAKVIPMRDPDIVAIRSKRSEPRVPFGTILERGMVRPGEILFDERRRWSARIRADGTLIAPSREGGVQGSIHSVGAAVQGAPACNGWTFWHVQRDGMALPIDIFRQQVRAELAAG, from the coding sequence ATGGTGCCAAACAAGACTCTCCCGCTCGACCAGATTCTGGTCGGCGACTGTATCGAGATGATGAACCGCCTGCCTGAGCGGTCGGTCGATCTCGTCTTTGCCGATCCGCCTTACAATCTGCAGCTTGGCGGCGATCTGCTGCGCCCGAACAACAGCCGGGTCGATGGCGTTGACGATGATTGGGACCGGTTCGACGATTTCGCCACCTACGATGCCTTTACACGCGACTGGCTGAAGGCGGCGCGACGCATCCTCAAGGATGATGGTGCGCTCTGGGTGATCGGCAGCTATCACAATATTTTCCGGGTGGGCTCGATCCTGCAGGATCTGGGCTTCTGGATCATGAATGACGTGATCTGGCGCAAAACCAACCCGATGCCGAATTTCCGTGGCCGGCGCTTCACCAATGCGCATGAGACGCTGATCTGGTGCACCAAGGGCAAGGACCAGAAGGGCTACAGCTTCAATTACGACGCGCTGAAGAGCCTGAATGACGACCAGCAGATGCGCAGCGACTGGCTGCTGCCACTGTGCACCGGGCCGGAGCGGCTGAAGGATGCGGAGGGCCGCAAGCTGCATCCGACGCAGAAGCCAGAAGCCCTGCTCTACCGTGTGCTGATGGCGACCACCCAGCCGGGCGGCGTGGTGTTGGACCCGTTCTTCGGCAGCGGCACCACCGGCGCTGTCGCCCGTGCGCTGGGCCGGCACTATATCGGGCTGGAGCGCGACCCCGCCTATGCGGTTGCGGCCGAGGCGCGGATCGCCAAGGTGATTCCGATGCGCGACCCCGACATCGTCGCCATCCGCTCCAAGCGCAGCGAGCCACGCGTGCCGTTCGGCACCATTCTGGAGCGCGGCATGGTGCGGCCGGGCGAAATCCTGTTCGACGAGCGCCGACGCTGGTCGGCGCGCATCCGTGCCGATGGCACGCTGATCGCCCCCAGCCGCGAGGGCGGCGTGCAGGGCTCGATCCATTCCGTGGGCGCGGCGGTGCAGGGTGCGCCAGCCTGCAATGGCTGGACCTTCTGGCATGTGCAGCGCGACGGCATGGCACTGCCGATCGATATTTTCCGCCAGCAGGTCCGCGCCGAACTGGCGGCAGGTTAG
- a CDS encoding aminoglycoside phosphotransferase family protein: MARLVDLSALHRALVRLPGYEQVPLGALAALPEKGLAHDHVQIAGTRALLRVPRQSQFDFSARDNLAYQKACFERCQPSGHTPALLGVLEPSDEVPMGALLVEHIDGVVLSLPGDMAGIAACLAAIHTLPLPLEADRPPLQEHREAVSGTLAIIERQTLGLAQAALDREAADQIEKELAWARGFAAEAAQWPQPLALVLSDTHPGNYLRAASGQVVCVDLEKAVYGAPAIDLAHASLHTSTTWDVDAAASLSRGEIEAFYAAYLDLLPPAMREALMPWLLPLRRLTWLRSVTWCVHYRVESARARRRDKHLAASTEDWSTEDVDAALTAHVEGRVADYLDPATISAIRAEWLGPARLSF; the protein is encoded by the coding sequence ATGGCGCGCCTGGTCGATCTGTCGGCGCTGCACCGGGCGCTGGTCCGGCTGCCGGGCTATGAGCAGGTGCCGCTTGGCGCGCTGGCCGCCCTGCCGGAAAAGGGGCTGGCGCATGATCATGTGCAAATCGCCGGCACCAGGGCATTGCTGCGGGTGCCGAGGCAGAGCCAGTTCGACTTTTCGGCGCGCGACAATCTCGCCTACCAGAAGGCCTGCTTCGAACGCTGCCAGCCCAGTGGCCATACCCCGGCGCTGCTGGGCGTTCTGGAGCCATCGGATGAAGTGCCGATGGGCGCGCTTCTGGTCGAACATATTGACGGGGTAGTGCTGTCTCTTCCAGGCGACATGGCGGGTATTGCCGCCTGCCTTGCCGCCATCCATACGCTGCCTTTGCCGCTCGAAGCGGATCGTCCGCCCTTGCAGGAACATCGCGAGGCAGTATCCGGCACGCTAGCCATCATCGAACGCCAAACCTTGGGGCTGGCGCAGGCGGCACTCGACAGGGAGGCCGCGGATCAGATCGAGAAGGAGCTTGCCTGGGCGCGCGGTTTTGCCGCCGAGGCGGCGCAGTGGCCGCAGCCGCTGGCGCTGGTGTTGAGCGACACCCATCCAGGCAATTATTTGCGCGCGGCGTCAGGCCAGGTGGTGTGCGTCGATCTGGAGAAGGCGGTCTATGGCGCGCCGGCGATCGACCTCGCCCATGCCAGCCTGCACACCTCAACCACCTGGGATGTGGACGCTGCCGCCAGCCTGTCGCGCGGCGAGATCGAAGCTTTTTATGCCGCCTATCTCGATCTCCTGCCACCGGCCATGCGGGAGGCGCTGATGCCCTGGCTGCTGCCGTTGCGCCGCCTGACCTGGCTGCGCTCGGTCACCTGGTGCGTGCATTACCGGGTCGAATCGGCCAGGGCCCGGCGGCGCGACAAGCATCTGGCCGCCAGCACCGAGGACTGGTCCACCGAGGATGTGGATGCGGCCCTCACCGCCCATGTCGAGGGCCGGGTGGCGGATTATCTCGACCCCGCCACCATATCCGCCATCCGCGCCGAATGGCTTGGCCCGGCGCGGCTTAGCTTCTAG
- a CDS encoding PA0069 family radical SAM protein, which translates to MFPDMVEEAPILPKKGRGAVRNESGRYEKFARIAVSDGWDRVSEDEFPDENRPRTEIRTDSSRSIVSHNDSPDIPFSSSINPYKGCEHGCIYCFARPTHAYLGLSPGLDFETKIFAKPDAAQLLDKTFRGRNYKPSVIAMGANTDPYQPAERSLRITRAVLEVLERFGHPVGIVTKSALVTRDIDILARLAKRRLVAVSLSVTTLDRDLARVMEPRASTPPRRLEAIRQLSEAGIPTGVMAAPMIPALNDTELEAILQAAAEAGATSAGYVLLRLPLEIKDLFADWLEAHRPDRAKHVLSLVRDTRGGALYTAEFGKRMRGDGPYAELIGQRFRAAVKRLGLNRDRWALDLSQFKVPPPQTGQLSLF; encoded by the coding sequence ATGTTTCCAGACATGGTCGAGGAAGCCCCCATCCTGCCCAAGAAGGGCCGTGGCGCCGTCCGCAACGAGAGCGGCCGCTACGAGAAATTCGCGCGCATCGCCGTGTCGGATGGCTGGGACCGCGTATCCGAGGATGAATTCCCCGATGAGAACCGGCCGCGCACGGAGATCCGGACCGACAGCAGCCGCAGCATCGTCAGCCATAATGACTCGCCGGATATCCCGTTCAGCAGTTCAATCAATCCCTATAAGGGCTGCGAGCATGGCTGCATCTACTGCTTCGCGCGGCCGACCCATGCCTATCTCGGCCTGTCGCCGGGGCTGGATTTCGAGACCAAGATCTTTGCCAAGCCCGACGCGGCGCAGCTGCTCGACAAGACATTCCGGGGCCGGAATTACAAACCCAGCGTGATCGCTATGGGCGCCAATACGGACCCCTACCAGCCGGCGGAGCGCAGCTTGCGCATTACCCGCGCCGTGCTGGAGGTGCTGGAACGGTTCGGCCATCCGGTCGGCATCGTCACCAAATCGGCGCTGGTCACCCGCGATATCGACATTCTGGCGCGGCTGGCGAAACGGCGCCTCGTGGCGGTCAGCCTGTCGGTCACCACGCTGGACCGCGATCTTGCCCGGGTGATGGAGCCGCGCGCCTCCACCCCGCCGCGCCGGCTGGAGGCGATCCGGCAGCTGAGCGAGGCCGGCATTCCGACCGGGGTGATGGCGGCGCCGATGATTCCGGCGCTGAACGACACTGAGCTGGAGGCAATCCTGCAGGCGGCGGCCGAGGCCGGGGCGACATCGGCCGGTTATGTGCTGTTGCGGCTGCCGCTGGAGATCAAGGATCTGTTCGCCGACTGGCTGGAGGCACACCGGCCCGACCGGGCGAAACATGTTCTCTCACTGGTACGCGACACGCGCGGCGGCGCGCTCTATACGGCGGAATTCGGCAAGCGCATGCGCGGCGATGGTCCCTATGCCGAGCTGATTGGCCAGCGTTTTCGCGCCGCCGTGAAACGGCTGGGGCTGAATCGCGACCGCTGGGCGCTAGACCTCAGCCAGTTCAAGGTGCCGCCACCGCAGACCGGGCAGCTCAGCCTGTTCTGA
- a CDS encoding electron transfer flavoprotein-ubiquinone oxidoreductase has protein sequence MERESMEYDVVIVGAGPSGLSAAIRLKQLCAESGKDVSVCIVEKGSEVGAHILSGAVLEPRALNELIPDWQEKGAPLNTPAADDRFMFLTENKAFKLPTPPQMNNHGNYIVSLGNVCRWLGEQAEALGVEIYPGFAAAEVLYDENGAVRGVATGDMGIGKDGEPTANHTPGVELHAKITLFAEGCRGSLSKGLFQKYELRKECDPQTFGIGIKELWEIDPEKHQPGLVWHSIGWPMNSATYGGSFLYHLEGNQMAVGFVIGLDYQNPYLSPFDEFQRFKLHPAVKPFFEGARRISYGARALNEGGFQSIPKLTFPGGALIGCTAGFLNVPKIKGTHTAMKSGMLAAESAFEALTQEGAGNGIELTAYPEALKASWVWQELRGVRNIRPAFHNGMWAGLAYSAVDTYLLRGKAPWTFRNHADHPQLKKASECTPIDYPKPDGKITFDKLSSVFISNTNHEENQPAHLTLRDKSVPIEVNLALYDAPEQRYCPAGVYEIVRDDDGSNPRLQINAQNCVHCKTCDIKDPSQNINWVVPEGGGGPNYPNM, from the coding sequence ATGGAACGCGAAAGCATGGAATATGACGTCGTCATCGTCGGCGCCGGCCCGTCGGGTCTGAGCGCAGCGATACGGCTGAAGCAGCTCTGCGCCGAAAGCGGCAAGGATGTCAGCGTCTGCATCGTCGAGAAGGGCTCCGAGGTCGGGGCGCATATTCTTTCCGGCGCGGTGCTGGAACCCCGCGCGCTGAACGAGCTGATTCCCGACTGGCAGGAAAAGGGCGCGCCGCTGAACACGCCGGCCGCCGATGACCGCTTCATGTTCCTGACGGAAAACAAGGCGTTCAAGCTGCCGACCCCGCCGCAGATGAACAATCACGGCAATTATATCGTCAGCCTGGGCAATGTCTGCCGCTGGCTGGGCGAGCAGGCCGAGGCGCTGGGCGTGGAAATCTACCCCGGCTTCGCCGCCGCCGAGGTGCTGTATGACGAGAATGGCGCGGTGCGCGGCGTCGCCACCGGCGACATGGGTATCGGCAAGGATGGCGAGCCCACCGCCAACCACACGCCGGGCGTTGAGCTGCACGCGAAGATCACCCTGTTCGCCGAGGGTTGCCGTGGCTCGTTGAGCAAGGGGCTGTTTCAGAAATACGAGCTGCGCAAGGAGTGCGACCCGCAGACCTTCGGGATCGGCATCAAGGAACTGTGGGAGATCGACCCGGAAAAGCATCAGCCCGGGCTGGTCTGGCACTCCATCGGCTGGCCGATGAACAGCGCCACCTATGGCGGATCCTTCCTGTACCATCTGGAGGGCAACCAGATGGCGGTCGGCTTCGTCATCGGACTGGACTACCAGAATCCCTATCTCAGCCCGTTCGACGAATTCCAGCGCTTCAAACTGCACCCCGCCGTGAAACCCTTCTTCGAGGGCGCGCGCCGCATCTCCTATGGTGCCCGGGCGCTGAACGAGGGCGGCTTCCAGTCGATTCCGAAACTGACCTTCCCGGGCGGCGCGCTGATCGGCTGCACCGCCGGCTTCCTGAACGTGCCGAAGATCAAGGGCACGCACACCGCGATGAAATCCGGCATGCTGGCCGCCGAATCCGCCTTCGAGGCGCTCACCCAGGAAGGCGCCGGCAACGGTATCGAGCTGACCGCCTATCCGGAAGCGCTGAAGGCAAGCTGGGTATGGCAGGAGCTGCGCGGTGTGCGCAACATCCGGCCGGCCTTCCATAACGGGATGTGGGCGGGCCTTGCCTATTCGGCTGTCGATACTTACCTGTTGCGGGGCAAGGCGCCGTGGACCTTCCGTAACCACGCCGACCATCCGCAGCTGAAGAAAGCGTCCGAGTGCACGCCGATCGACTACCCCAAGCCCGACGGCAAGATCACCTTCGACAAGCTCTCCTCGGTGTTCATCTCGAACACCAATCACGAGGAGAACCAGCCGGCGCATCTGACTCTGCGCGACAAGAGCGTGCCGATCGAGGTGAATCTGGCGCTCTACGACGCACCGGAGCAGCGCTACTGCCCGGCCGGCGTGTACGAGATCGTGCGCGACGACGACGGATCGAATCCCCGGCTGCAGATCAACGCGCAGAACTGCGTGCATTGCAAAACCTGCGACATCAAGGATCCGTCACAGAACATCAACTGGGTCGTTCCGGAAGGTGGCGGCGGGCCCAACTATCCCAACATGTAG
- a CDS encoding DUF4169 family protein: MGEIVNLRQARKERDRREKERRAEENRAAFGRTKAEKRTTEAGKKREDKKLDGHRLDPEER; encoded by the coding sequence ATGGGAGAGATCGTCAATCTGCGGCAGGCCCGCAAGGAACGCGACCGGCGGGAAAAAGAACGCCGGGCAGAGGAAAACCGCGCCGCCTTTGGCCGCACCAAGGCGGAAAAGCGCACGACAGAGGCCGGGAAAAAGCGGGAAGACAAGAAGCTCGACGGCCACCGCCTCGATCCGGAAGAGCGCTAG